In Lacrimispora indolis DSM 755, a genomic segment contains:
- a CDS encoding DUF6531 domain-containing protein yields the protein MSEKGKLNSGLGVGAVFNQVQKTVDSKEYLVEGAKLMCVNGSCVTQLKLPKNHNYTSGGKQKVNCKDCKACVNIPYFGECKKNENTHQCEGFMDLVEKWENTAVSATKAEIVGGEEAISMSSVLLCKKGGIIIPVTSGQGYDGKINWAAFLKRYQNVVRWVSGKNMLCHVFGKDPINMNTGNYIYEKEDLVIKGTMSLSFKLFYNTMECGNQGNLGEGWSHNYGVRLIKIVGEDLLGIVLEDGREVPYRRKLGGKYAPVMGDGGSLKKSENGYFYEREEGTVYEFDCDGRLCTQRDKNGNRRIFMYNEDGFLESVGNGTGGQINYTYNKEKNLIYVEDHTGRKVSLRYQYGKLRWFINSSGCTYTYDYNENGKLNGVVTPRNIVGVKNEYDGGDRVVKQTLPDGGVVELRYDDKNNRTYMKEQNGNLIIYESDKKMRNIRTIYEDGEETFEYNDRNQLTRYVDKNGNMIKLAYDDKGNLSQIIYPDGCKHSMTYDANNRLLVLSVNGVMKIKNTYDNKGNLLHMEDALGREQEFIYDTQGRVKEVVQKDKSHIYLEYDEHSNISRIMDGSKNTTSYGYDALNRIVRTVDGNGNSTSYEYDTGDRITGVINAQGKRRIYEYTKNGKVKKIIDFNGAVISQSYNCMNMVEAYTGPDGEKFTMEYDQLQNVTRRILPNGGELAYAYDSLNRMEQIKLPTGGTIHYEYDSNGNRTAVTDPNGNRTVMGYNERNWMTKITDPSGAATRYEYDMEGHLIGITNAMGKSHTYVYDEMGQMISETDVLGNKTCYEYNELGKCICRTDPEMRQTVYEYAKGGDLSRIIYPDGTSEAYLYDNNGNLIRRQNHKGDFLEITYDCVNQPIRVKSSFGQEKSYTYNAAGKVTSIADPLGHVTHYEYSPGGKLTSVIDAAGNRTEYAYDDMGELVTICQHEGKKVLLNGEETFRGKNILDENQIHVTQYERNVLGKIKTIINPLGIKEHFTYDLAGKMTLKMDGEGYETNYTYNPQGEMEHVTYSDGRSVAFTYNSLRQLIEIQDWLGTTRIEPDEVGRAKKIIDYKGREMSYQWGKLGERKALTYPDGRTVSYEYDELIRLIRLTEGEREIYYSYDENGYLSKKIFPNGIVTSYGYNSMGQLSSLAHQQDGKILDHYEYDYDLMGNKTSIRKRRQADVFSSDGISREMSRIVQEESGFYQYQYDSMNRLTEVIKDRERISRYEYDAFGNRIRKQAGTRNIRYNYNAANQLICEEGIFPEPSYEYDDRGNLTAVLYGLEESNRYTYDETNRLAAAFNNKGQAARYNYDGLGNRIGRHEFDVSVLESDRGLQAEMLLMEQPKRETDYLLDLTRNYHNLLEKTETTGDSMGSQTYVWDNNNVLFLTEREHGYIILQDELGSTVRLTGIQDKHQTIYGYDEFGQDLYKTQGDVQPFGYTGYQSDSIANTYFAQAREYFPGIGRFAGEDIIKGTIEQPFTLNSYEYCWGNSINLVDLNGKKPEVPKKSDQILHLSINAGTGAKAKVKVLGVGAELGLLRYYTFDSLDVNEWTESMDLGGAVDVTPFLNGEVGVTGTRYASSGKHKENIVYANVQIGGIVIGTDSGEKDIILSNSIGAYLGVGGEINLDINLSAIGRKIPTTPNIVIGPVANPSNATKGESRSTDGGNKKDPTIPYIVIGPVANPSNATKCEASN from the coding sequence ATGAGTGAAAAAGGGAAACTGAATTCTGGACTGGGGGTTGGAGCGGTTTTCAATCAGGTGCAGAAGACCGTAGACAGTAAAGAGTATCTGGTGGAGGGAGCCAAACTGATGTGTGTGAATGGAAGCTGTGTTACACAGCTTAAGTTACCGAAAAACCATAACTATACCAGTGGTGGAAAGCAAAAGGTCAATTGTAAGGATTGTAAGGCATGTGTTAATATTCCTTATTTTGGTGAATGTAAGAAAAATGAAAATACCCATCAATGTGAAGGATTTATGGATTTAGTGGAAAAATGGGAGAATACTGCAGTGTCAGCCACAAAGGCTGAAATAGTTGGTGGGGAAGAAGCAATTAGTATGAGTTCCGTTCTGTTGTGTAAAAAAGGCGGAATCATCATACCGGTCACATCCGGCCAGGGTTATGATGGGAAAATTAATTGGGCTGCCTTCCTGAAGCGTTATCAGAACGTGGTCCGCTGGGTCTCTGGGAAAAATATGCTTTGCCATGTCTTTGGCAAGGATCCAATCAATATGAATACGGGTAATTATATCTATGAAAAAGAAGATCTTGTCATCAAAGGGACTATGTCCTTAAGCTTTAAGTTGTTTTATAATACAATGGAATGTGGAAATCAGGGAAACCTGGGAGAGGGATGGAGCCATAATTACGGAGTACGTCTGATAAAAATTGTCGGAGAAGATTTATTAGGTATCGTTCTGGAGGATGGAAGGGAGGTTCCATACCGCCGAAAACTGGGGGGAAAGTACGCCCCGGTAATGGGGGATGGAGGAAGTCTTAAGAAGTCAGAAAACGGGTATTTTTATGAGAGGGAGGAAGGGACTGTTTATGAGTTCGACTGCGATGGCAGGCTGTGTACCCAAAGAGACAAAAACGGTAACCGCCGGATATTTATGTATAACGAGGATGGATTTCTGGAGAGTGTGGGAAACGGAACAGGCGGTCAGATAAATTATACATATAACAAGGAAAAGAACCTGATTTATGTGGAGGACCATACCGGGCGAAAGGTGAGCTTAAGATATCAGTATGGTAAACTTCGCTGGTTTATCAATTCAAGCGGCTGTACCTATACATATGATTATAACGAGAATGGAAAGCTCAATGGAGTTGTGACACCTCGAAATATTGTAGGCGTAAAAAACGAATATGACGGGGGTGACCGTGTGGTGAAGCAGACACTGCCGGATGGAGGTGTAGTGGAACTGCGCTATGATGATAAGAATAACCGTACATACATGAAAGAGCAAAATGGGAACCTGATTATATATGAAAGTGATAAGAAAATGCGTAATATCCGTACCATCTATGAGGATGGAGAGGAAACATTTGAATATAATGACAGGAACCAGTTGACTAGGTATGTCGACAAGAACGGAAACATGATAAAATTAGCTTATGATGATAAAGGAAACTTGTCCCAGATTATCTATCCAGACGGTTGTAAACATAGCATGACATATGATGCGAATAACCGCCTACTGGTATTATCCGTAAATGGCGTAATGAAAATAAAAAACACATATGATAACAAAGGAAATCTACTCCATATGGAGGATGCATTGGGAAGAGAACAGGAATTTATTTATGATACGCAGGGTAGAGTAAAGGAGGTTGTTCAAAAAGATAAAAGCCATATCTACCTAGAATATGATGAGCATAGTAATATTTCTAGAATTATGGATGGGTCTAAGAATACAACCAGCTATGGTTATGATGCGTTAAATAGGATAGTAAGAACTGTTGATGGGAATGGAAACAGTACAAGTTATGAATATGATACAGGTGACAGGATAACTGGCGTTATTAACGCACAAGGGAAACGGCGTATTTATGAATACACGAAAAATGGAAAAGTGAAAAAAATCATAGATTTTAATGGAGCCGTTATCAGTCAGAGCTATAATTGCATGAATATGGTGGAAGCTTATACTGGACCGGACGGAGAGAAATTCACTATGGAATATGACCAGCTGCAGAATGTAACCCGCCGGATTCTGCCAAACGGAGGAGAACTGGCTTACGCTTATGATAGTTTGAACCGTATGGAACAGATCAAACTTCCCACAGGAGGAACCATTCATTATGAATATGATTCCAATGGGAACCGTACTGCGGTAACAGATCCCAATGGTAACCGCACAGTCATGGGGTATAATGAACGGAACTGGATGACAAAAATAACGGATCCTTCTGGTGCAGCAACCAGGTATGAGTATGATATGGAAGGGCATTTAATTGGAATTACAAATGCCATGGGAAAATCTCATACCTATGTTTATGACGAGATGGGACAGATGATCAGTGAGACAGATGTTCTGGGGAATAAGACCTGTTATGAGTATAATGAATTGGGAAAATGTATTTGTAGGACAGATCCTGAGATGCGACAGACCGTTTATGAATATGCCAAGGGCGGGGATTTGTCCAGAATTATTTATCCCGATGGAACATCGGAAGCCTATTTGTATGACAATAATGGGAATCTGATACGCCGCCAGAACCATAAAGGGGATTTTCTTGAAATTACCTATGACTGTGTGAACCAGCCAATAAGGGTAAAAAGCAGTTTTGGACAGGAAAAGAGCTATACATACAATGCTGCGGGAAAAGTGACTTCCATAGCGGACCCCTTGGGGCATGTAACCCATTATGAATACTCTCCGGGTGGGAAACTGACTTCAGTGATTGATGCGGCAGGAAACCGGACGGAGTATGCTTATGATGATATGGGAGAATTGGTTACCATTTGTCAGCATGAGGGAAAGAAGGTCCTGTTAAATGGAGAGGAGACTTTCCGTGGGAAGAACATTCTTGATGAAAATCAGATCCATGTGACTCAATATGAACGCAATGTGCTTGGGAAAATTAAGACAATTATCAATCCCCTTGGCATTAAGGAGCATTTTACCTATGACCTGGCAGGAAAAATGACCTTGAAAATGGACGGGGAAGGATATGAAACCAATTATACTTACAATCCGCAGGGAGAAATGGAACATGTCACCTATTCTGACGGACGCAGCGTTGCATTCACTTACAATTCCTTAAGGCAGTTGATTGAAATACAGGACTGGCTGGGAACAACTAGGATTGAGCCTGATGAAGTTGGAAGAGCAAAGAAAATCATTGATTATAAAGGACGTGAAATGTCTTATCAGTGGGGAAAATTGGGAGAGAGGAAAGCGTTGACCTATCCAGATGGACGAACCGTATCTTATGAATATGATGAGTTGATTCGCTTAATTAGACTGACAGAAGGAGAGAGAGAAATTTATTATTCTTATGATGAGAATGGCTATCTATCAAAAAAGATTTTTCCCAACGGAATAGTCACCAGTTATGGTTATAATTCTATGGGACAGCTAAGCAGCCTGGCTCATCAACAGGACGGGAAGATACTAGATCATTATGAATACGATTACGATCTTATGGGAAATAAAACTTCCATAAGGAAGCGGCGGCAGGCTGATGTTTTTTCCTCAGATGGAATTTCACGGGAAATGAGCAGGATAGTTCAGGAGGAGAGTGGTTTTTATCAGTATCAATATGATTCGATGAACCGGCTTACAGAAGTGATAAAGGATCGGGAGCGTATAAGCCGATACGAGTATGATGCTTTTGGAAACCGGATCAGAAAGCAGGCAGGGACAAGAAATATTCGTTACAATTACAATGCGGCAAACCAACTGATTTGTGAGGAGGGGATTTTCCCGGAACCATCCTATGAGTATGATGATAGAGGAAATTTGACCGCTGTTCTTTATGGACTGGAAGAGTCCAATCGGTATACATATGATGAGACGAACCGGTTAGCGGCAGCTTTTAATAACAAAGGACAGGCTGCCAGGTACAATTATGACGGGCTGGGGAACCGGATTGGAAGACACGAATTTGATGTTTCTGTTTTAGAGTCTGATCGCGGCCTTCAGGCGGAAATGCTGTTGATGGAACAGCCGAAGAGAGAAACGGATTATCTTCTGGATTTGACCAGGAATTATCATAATTTACTGGAAAAGACAGAGACAACAGGAGATAGCATGGGCTCACAAACTTATGTCTGGGATAACAACAATGTTTTATTTTTGACAGAAAGAGAACATGGGTATATTATTCTGCAGGACGAGCTGGGAAGTACGGTTCGTTTGACCGGGATTCAGGATAAACATCAGACTATATATGGGTATGATGAGTTTGGACAGGATTTGTATAAAACGCAGGGAGATGTTCAGCCGTTTGGGTATACAGGATATCAAAGCGACAGCATAGCAAATACATATTTTGCGCAAGCAAGAGAATATTTTCCGGGAATTGGGAGATTTGCTGGAGAGGATATTATAAAAGGAACTATTGAACAGCCATTTACTTTGAATTCTTATGAATACTGTTGGGGAAATTCCATCAATTTAGTTGATTTAAATGGTAAAAAGCCAGAAGTTCCAAAGAAATCAGATCAAATATTACACTTATCTATAAACGCTGGTACAGGAGCAAAGGCTAAAGTAAAAGTGCTTGGGGTTGGTGCCGAATTAGGGCTTTTGCGTTATTATACTTTTGATAGTTTGGATGTAAACGAGTGGACAGAATCCATGGATTTAGGTGGTGCTGTAGACGTAACTCCGTTTCTTAATGGTGAGGTAGGTGTAACAGGAACAAGATACGCTTCTTCAGGAAAACATAAAGAAAATATAGTCTATGCAAATGTCCAAATTGGGGGAATTGTAATAGGTACAGATAGTGGGGAAAAAGACATTATTTTAAGTAATAGTATAGGTGCTTATCTTGGAGTGGGAGGAGAAATCAATTTGGATATAAATCTCAGTGCCATTGGAAGAAAGATTCCTACAACACCTAATATTGTTATTGGCCCAGTTGCCAATCCTAGCAATGCAACGAAAGGCGAGTCAAGAAGTACCGATGGAGGTAATAAAAAGGATCCTACGATACCCTATATTGTAATTGGTCCTGTTGCCAACCCAAGTAATGCTACTAAATGTGAAGCAAGCAATTAA
- a CDS encoding RDD family protein gives MKRFFATIIDYVIFSIIYTIIFSLYPVGIIMKYIDTVFQISDGWLVVYCILLFLYIFVQDYFFKGRSFGKKIVKLNLRYKKDTIGFAIKHSLLKILASGALWPIALIYYCIRHKMFYDGILEIEEIQ, from the coding sequence ATGAAGCGCTTTTTTGCAACAATAATTGATTACGTAATTTTTTCCATAATTTACACCATTATCTTTTCTTTATATCCAGTTGGAATAATTATGAAGTATATAGATACGGTATTTCAGATTTCAGATGGCTGGCTTGTTGTCTATTGTATATTATTATTTTTATATATTTTCGTACAAGATTATTTTTTTAAAGGAAGGAGTTTTGGGAAAAAGATTGTTAAATTAAATTTAAGGTATAAAAAAGATACAATAGGGTTTGCTATTAAACATAGCCTATTGAAAATATTGGCGAGTGGTGCGCTTTGGCCAATAGCGTTGATATACTATTGTATCAGACATAAGATGTTTTATGATGGGATTTTAGAGATAGAAGAAATTCAGTAA
- a CDS encoding DUF6531 domain-containing protein, translating to MLIYEKEDLVINGNLPLSLQLFYNAMDCGDQQVLGEGWNHNYGVRLIKIKEEELLGIVLEDGRELPYCRKLGNSYAPVMGDGGILSKSENGYRFEREDGTVYEFDQEGRLCSQKDRNGNNRKFTYNSDGLLECVDNGTGGRLNYTYNKERKLIYVEDHTGRKISLKYQYGKLRWFTNSMGNTYTVIWQIKRYFIRQIIFSYFIVQKGNPVTLVVAVLAVYFKKGFSPAN from the coding sequence TTGCTGATTTATGAAAAAGAGGACCTAGTGATAAATGGGAATCTGCCGTTAAGTTTACAGCTGTTCTATAATGCTATGGATTGCGGCGACCAGCAGGTACTTGGAGAGGGCTGGAATCATAATTACGGGGTTCGTCTGATAAAAATCAAAGAGGAAGAACTGTTAGGAATTGTCCTGGAAGACGGGCGGGAGTTGCCTTACTGCCGGAAGCTGGGGAATAGTTATGCTCCGGTTATGGGAGACGGAGGAATACTAAGCAAATCAGAAAACGGCTACCGGTTTGAGCGGGAAGATGGCACTGTTTATGAGTTTGACCAGGAGGGAAGGCTATGTAGCCAGAAAGACAGGAATGGAAACAACCGGAAATTTACTTACAACAGTGACGGACTTTTGGAATGTGTGGATAATGGGACTGGAGGCAGGCTGAATTATACCTATAACAAAGAAAGAAAACTGATTTATGTGGAGGATCATACCGGAAGAAAAATCAGTCTGAAATACCAGTATGGGAAACTGCGGTGGTTTACCAATTCCATGGGAAATACCTATACTGTCATTTGGCAAATTAAACGATACTTTATCCGACAGATTATTTTCAGTTATTTCATTGTACAAAAAGGTAATCCCGTCACTTTAGTGGTGGCTGTTTTGGCAGTTTATTTTAAGAAAGGATTTTCTCCCGCAAATTAA
- a CDS encoding RHS repeat protein, translating to MYSYNNAGKLEEITNAVRDKRRYQYNDSGRIIEIKDFDNSIHQMEYDACSRCCKYTDPEENVTSYEYDSMGKMVKKSLTNGGAYLYSYSHLGHIQTAVDPLGNTTKFWHDPNGNCIKVAEPNGAETVYVYDALNRLISRTEVDGFILNYEYDTSNNVTKTMDNYGNEVLTEYDLAGRPAKVTDVYGNCSDFSYDCLGQIVNKMDGAGRKTDYSYYPGKLLKKVQYCDGTSKEFFYDGNRNITKIKNQDSFTVNFTYDCLDRCIAVTDSLGNKKSYLYDKNRNITSMVNANGKITRFEYSLNGNITKVIDALGNSTFYEYDCMGKLLSAMKLGGKESETHLYQRNLLGQIEAITNALGNTEYYEYDKNGNVIKKTDRDGGESCFTYSLAGLLENIKYTDDKQVTLKYDGLRRLNEIEDWYGTTKVEWGVYEHLKSITDYKGRKTSYEFSPRGKLLQMNYPNGKNVKYAYDECLRLSNLADGIQNVGYRYNKNGLLQEKIFYKRIKGQLFL from the coding sequence TTGTATTCTTATAACAATGCTGGTAAGCTGGAAGAAATTACGAATGCAGTTAGGGATAAACGGAGGTATCAATACAATGACAGCGGAAGAATAATTGAAATAAAGGACTTTGACAACAGTATTCACCAAATGGAGTATGATGCGTGCAGCCGCTGCTGTAAATATACGGATCCGGAGGAAAATGTCACCTCATATGAATACGATAGTATGGGGAAAATGGTTAAAAAGAGTCTCACTAATGGGGGGGCTTATCTGTATTCTTATTCTCATTTAGGTCATATACAAACAGCCGTGGATCCATTAGGAAATACTACAAAGTTCTGGCATGATCCCAATGGGAACTGTATAAAGGTCGCGGAACCCAATGGAGCAGAAACAGTATATGTTTATGATGCTTTAAATCGACTGATAAGCAGAACAGAGGTAGATGGATTTATCTTAAATTATGAATACGATACTAGTAATAATGTGACAAAGACGATGGATAATTACGGAAATGAGGTATTGACGGAGTACGATTTAGCAGGAAGACCTGCGAAAGTAACCGATGTATATGGGAACTGCAGTGATTTTTCCTATGATTGTCTGGGACAAATAGTAAATAAGATGGATGGAGCGGGCAGAAAGACGGATTATAGCTATTATCCTGGAAAACTTCTGAAAAAGGTACAGTATTGCGACGGTACAAGTAAAGAGTTTTTTTATGATGGAAACCGGAATATAACAAAGATAAAAAATCAAGATAGTTTTACTGTTAATTTTACGTATGATTGCCTAGACAGATGTATTGCAGTAACGGATTCCCTGGGCAATAAAAAAAGTTATTTATATGATAAAAATAGAAATATCACATCAATGGTAAATGCCAATGGTAAAATTACTCGATTTGAATACTCGCTTAATGGAAACATTACAAAAGTAATTGATGCCTTAGGCAATAGTACTTTTTATGAATATGATTGTATGGGGAAACTTCTTTCTGCCATGAAGCTAGGTGGAAAGGAATCAGAAACACATCTTTACCAAAGAAATTTACTTGGGCAGATTGAAGCTATTACCAATGCATTAGGAAATACAGAGTATTATGAATATGATAAAAATGGTAATGTAATTAAAAAGACGGACAGAGATGGAGGTGAAAGCTGTTTTACATATTCTCTCGCTGGTTTGTTAGAAAATATAAAATATACAGATGACAAACAGGTAACACTGAAATACGATGGTTTAAGACGGCTAAATGAAATAGAAGACTGGTATGGAACTACAAAAGTAGAATGGGGTGTTTATGAGCATCTTAAATCCATTACAGATTACAAGGGGCGAAAAACTTCCTATGAGTTTTCTCCTAGGGGAAAGTTGCTTCAAATGAATTATCCAAATGGGAAGAATGTGAAGTACGCGTATGATGAGTGCTTACGTTTATCTAATCTGGCAGATGGAATCCAAAATGTAGGTTATCGATACAATAAAAACGGGTTATTGCAGGAAAAAATTTTTTACAAACGGATTAAAGGTCAATTATTCCTATAA
- a CDS encoding RHS repeat-associated core domain-containing protein has translation MRTCFSNGRDAGLYGYSEFGEITYKNERAHQPFGFTGYQWDENSGTYYAQAREYCPSTGSFISEDIVNDIVGLPETLNHYNYCWGNPCKWVDINGQFTQREANQYISGYYLDEYERAFNSWKDDVSNTIDDIGKSVGNGISSAATAVSEFWGNEIYGVDTDIYKKGSFTLQSHTGGEIIVINRNDKGRFSGWSLNASIEIPTTNYSTGFTLSGENMNPNSWKTLCYFEKKELDEKLSHSAGYGYNDKGCYVNGEISGTTDNIPIPIPNGVIIDSHTNVTWSISEDKTILPWDAIGGVCVVTAGVVALAVVGPEVALGGLIAGGGAIIAEAGSYVIAACGG, from the coding sequence ATCCGTACCTGTTTCAGTAATGGCAGGGATGCAGGTCTTTATGGATACAGTGAGTTTGGAGAGATCACCTATAAAAATGAAAGAGCGCACCAGCCATTTGGTTTTACCGGTTATCAGTGGGATGAAAACAGCGGTACCTATTATGCACAGGCAAGGGAGTATTGTCCATCTACAGGTTCGTTTATTAGTGAGGATATTGTAAATGACATTGTTGGATTGCCGGAAACGTTAAATCACTATAATTATTGTTGGGGAAATCCATGTAAATGGGTGGATATTAATGGACAGTTTACGCAGAGAGAAGCAAATCAATATATATCCGGTTATTATCTGGACGAATATGAAAGAGCTTTTAATTCCTGGAAGGATGATGTATCTAATACCATTGATGATATAGGAAAATCAGTTGGAAATGGAATCAGCAGTGCTGCGACAGCAGTAAGTGAATTCTGGGGGAATGAAATTTATGGGGTGGATACTGATATTTATAAAAAGGGCTCCTTTACTTTACAATCTCATACTGGAGGAGAAATTATAGTTATAAATAGAAATGATAAAGGTCGTTTTTCAGGGTGGTCATTAAATGCATCTATAGAAATCCCCACCACAAATTATTCTACTGGATTTACACTTTCTGGTGAAAACATGAATCCTAATTCATGGAAAACATTATGCTATTTTGAAAAAAAGGAGCTGGATGAAAAACTGAGCCATTCGGCAGGATATGGGTATAATGACAAAGGCTGCTATGTTAACGGAGAGATAAGTGGAACGACAGATAATATTCCGATTCCAATTCCCAATGGTGTGATTATTGATTCCCATACGAATGTAACTTGGTCAATATCTGAAGATAAAACAATCTTACCATGGGATGCAATTGGTGGTGTCTGTGTAGTAACTGCAGGAGTAGTCGCTTTGGCGGTTGTAGGCCCGGAAGTTGCACTTGGAGGATTGATTGCAGGAGGGGGAGCGATTATAGCTGAGGCAGGAAGCTATGTAATTGCTGCATGCGGGGGTTAA